One region of Poecile atricapillus isolate bPoeAtr1 chromosome 8, bPoeAtr1.hap1, whole genome shotgun sequence genomic DNA includes:
- the LOC131581745 gene encoding G-protein coupled receptor 55-like — protein MTNTSENCSFTAVDSLAWTVQLGISIPTFILGLVLNSLALSVFCCFWRKQTKTSVYMINLALADVLLLLSLPPKLYYSVTTAPGLLCSFIQAPYFVNTYTSIFIIVCITVDRYICIRHPFEGRANQSPRWALLICSFIWAVAWICSSPIYVFHKKEPIKCFHNMSAQTWSVPFIVSVEIFGFLIPLAVMVFCSAQTIWILLNHKTHDKKSVEESGSLRVIVINLVVFLVCFTPVHLGICLQCLVKQQVIVGCRMRQTISLFLQVSMTFANLNCCLDAIFYYFAAKEFCKKAQLRRVIELCPVFNPCAMGWLCRRWESSPCQDSAGAAPGTATATRTMCFQ, from the coding sequence ATGACCAACACCAGTGAGAATTGCAGTTTTACAGCTGTGGACAGCTTGGCATGGACGGTGCAGCTGGGGATCTCCATCCCCACCTTCATCCTCGGGCTGGTTCTCAACAGCCTGGCCCTGtctgtgttctgctgcttttggaggAAGCAGACCAAGACCTCGGTGTACATGATCAATCTGGCTCTGGCAgatgtcctgctgctcctctcgcTGCCACCAAAGCTGTACTACTCTGTCACCACCGCGCCtggcctgctctgctccttcatACAGGCTCCTTACTTCGTCAACACCTACACCAGCATCTTCATCATCGTCTGCATCACCGTGGACAGGTACATCTGCATCAGGCACCCGTTTGAAGGCCGAGCTAACCAATCCCCCAGGTGGGCTCTCTTGATTTGCAGCTTCATCTGGGCAGTGGCTTGGATCTGCAGCAGCCCAATTTATGTGTTTCACAAGAAGGAACCTATTAAATGCTTTCACAACATGTCAGCCCAGACCTGGAGCGTTCCCTTCATCGTTTCTGTGGAAATATTTGGGTTTCTGATCCCACTGGCGGTGATGGTTTTCTGCTCTGCTCAAACCATCTGGATTCTTCTGAATCACAAAACTCACGACAAAAAGAGCGTGGAAGAAAGCGGCTCCCTGCGGGTGATCGTGATCAACCTCGTGGTGTTCCTGGTGTGCTTCACACCCGTCCACCTCGGGATCTGCCTGCAGTGCCTGGTGAAGCAGCAGGTGATCGTGGGCTGCAGGATGAGGCAGACCATCAGCCTGTTCCTCCAGGTGTCCATGACATTCGCCAACCTCAACTGCTGCCTCGATGCCATCTTCTACTATTTTGCTGCGAAGGAATTCTGTAAGAAAGCACAGCTGAGAAGGGTGATTGAGCTGTGTCCTGTCTTTAacccctgtgccatgggctggCTCTGCCGGCGCTGGGAGAGCTCCCCTTGCCAGGACAGCGCCGGTGCCGCGCCTGGCACGGCCACAGCGACAAGGACAATGTGTTTCCAGTGA